One genomic segment of [Phormidium] sp. ETS-05 includes these proteins:
- a CDS encoding type III pantothenate kinase gives MLVVDAGTALTFTGADASGRLVGGAIVPGLGLQLRSLREKTAALPLLELPEPQEDVAYPLPDRWARNTPGAIHSGVIYTILAGLREFIQTWWQQFPQSRVIFTGGDSQAIWAYLEAQNPEIADIFPDLKVRTHLDPHLIFWGLSLVIKSIDN, from the coding sequence GTGCTGGTAGTGGATGCGGGAACTGCTTTGACCTTTACTGGGGCTGATGCTTCTGGGCGGCTGGTGGGGGGCGCGATCGTCCCTGGTTTGGGGTTGCAACTGCGGTCTCTTAGGGAAAAAACTGCCGCTCTGCCATTACTGGAGTTGCCCGAACCCCAGGAGGACGTTGCCTATCCCCTACCCGATCGCTGGGCCCGTAACACACCGGGCGCAATTCACAGCGGCGTCATTTATACCATCCTCGCCGGATTGCGGGAATTTATCCAGACTTGGTGGCAGCAGTTTCCCCAAAGTCGGGTCATCTTCACCGGCGGCGACAGTCAAGCAATTTGGGCATATCTCGAAGCCCAGAACCCAGAAATAGCCGATATCTTCCCTGACCTGAAGGTGCGGACACATCTGGACCCCCACCTCATCTTTTGGGGTTTGTCCCTAGTCATCAAGTCCATTGATAATTGA
- a CDS encoding PAS domain S-box protein yields the protein MIVTRKNLLATAVGMKQWLCWSGTPVGLNIELLSSLLLAVAGSGMLLLGFRKEQRRLLDQGTRGLGEGDRETRGAEERGGGVGGWGRLLPTLPTLPHLPLPPSPRHPVTRSVSEPIGRRSPAEPPSPHLPVSPSRSPLIARFDAQMRYVYVNRAVEAATGLPASSFIGKTHRQLGMPPELAQRWEQTLQQVFETGEEKVICLDFPATTGYKRYECQIIAETNDRGTVEFALAVSSNVNIEDVPEITWLQEHQDLELRLQEALSELRKANGQLQLVRFCLDSFADLAVRAGEAIFWIQSDGGFFYVNDAACESLGYSRAELLSMKVEDIEPSFSGTHDEEPQQRGPQFQKRESYYRRKDGTMFPVEIAINYLEWEGKEYQCAFVRDITDRKEVQEELLRIRKAVESTSDAISIADITGKSIYHNPAFVERFGYGVGELNSAGGALSLYAEPAVARGIFGTLVKGQSWAGEVLLQNRQGVQLRNFLRADAIRDDQNQIVGQVRIYTDITARKQAEEALQYRLFMEELVANISTDFLKVGANGRSSLLEEMDDQFNRALQEIGTFAEVDRSYIFVFDGNQVNNTHEWCRPGIAPQIHNYQNIILEESQPWFAAKISRFEVIHIPLVAQLPPEATLERELFQSQDILSLLAVPMVYAGQLVGFLGFDAVRSARNWTEADIKLLGLVAEIFVNALQRCLAQQEIAQRAKELERSNAELENFAYIASHDLQEPLRTITNFAQLLFLRYQGKLDGKADRYISFIVQGCSRMQQLIEDLLDYSRVDLGGRKFTPTDCDRVLDRALANLNALLATTGGVVNRSELPVVIGDEPQLVDLFQNLIANALKFHGSQPPQVEILAEKRDGEWRFGVRDRGIGIEPRFFDRIFVIFQRLHAPDDYSGTGIGLAICKKIVERHGGRIWVESSLGNGSVFYFTIPSHP from the coding sequence ATGATTGTTACCCGTAAAAACCTGTTAGCAACAGCCGTTGGGATGAAACAATGGCTATGCTGGTCAGGGACACCTGTTGGGTTAAACATCGAATTGCTTTCCTCGTTACTGCTGGCAGTAGCTGGCAGCGGTATGTTATTGCTGGGGTTTAGAAAGGAGCAAAGGAGACTTCTGGACCAGGGAACTAGGGGACTAGGGGAGGGGGACCGGGAGACCAGGGGAGCGGAGGAGAGAGGGGGAGGGGTGGGGGGATGGGGAAGATTGCTTCCCACACTCCCCACTCTTCCCCATCTCCCCTTGCCCCCATCTCCCCGTCACCCCGTCACCCGGTCGGTGAGCGAACCGATAGGTCGGCGAAGCCCAGCCGAACCGCCGTCACCCCATCTCCCTGTCTCCCCGTCCAGAAGTCCCCTTATTGCCCGGTTCGATGCGCAGATGCGCTATGTATACGTCAACCGGGCAGTAGAAGCAGCCACCGGTTTGCCTGCAAGTAGTTTTATTGGTAAAACTCATCGCCAGTTGGGAATGCCACCAGAACTAGCCCAACGGTGGGAACAAACTCTGCAGCAAGTGTTTGAGACAGGGGAGGAAAAGGTGATTTGCCTTGATTTTCCTGCCACCACGGGATATAAGCGCTATGAATGCCAAATCATTGCAGAGACCAACGATCGCGGGACGGTGGAATTTGCCTTGGCGGTCAGTAGTAATGTGAATATTGAGGATGTGCCGGAAATCACTTGGTTGCAGGAGCATCAGGACTTAGAGCTAAGGCTGCAGGAAGCATTATCTGAGTTGAGGAAGGCTAATGGTCAGCTACAGTTGGTGAGATTTTGCCTCGATAGCTTCGCTGACTTGGCGGTTCGCGCTGGGGAGGCGATTTTCTGGATCCAATCTGATGGCGGCTTCTTCTACGTTAATGACGCGGCTTGTGAGAGTCTCGGTTATAGCCGTGCGGAACTCCTTTCGATGAAAGTAGAAGACATTGAACCCAGTTTCTCTGGGACTCACGATGAGGAGCCGCAACAGCGCGGTCCGCAGTTCCAGAAAAGGGAAAGCTATTATCGGCGCAAGGACGGGACCATGTTTCCGGTGGAAATAGCGATTAACTATCTGGAGTGGGAAGGAAAAGAATATCAATGCGCCTTTGTCCGGGATATCACCGATCGCAAAGAGGTTCAAGAAGAACTGCTCCGGATCCGCAAAGCGGTGGAAAGTACCAGTGATGCGATTTCTATTGCTGACATAACCGGCAAATCTATTTATCATAACCCCGCTTTTGTGGAACGGTTCGGCTATGGGGTAGGGGAACTCAACAGCGCTGGTGGCGCTTTATCCCTCTATGCAGAACCAGCGGTGGCACGAGGCATATTTGGGACCTTGGTCAAGGGTCAATCCTGGGCGGGGGAAGTGCTACTCCAGAATCGCCAAGGAGTGCAACTACGTAATTTCTTGCGCGCTGATGCCATCCGCGATGACCAAAATCAGATTGTGGGACAGGTGCGGATCTACACGGATATCACGGCTCGCAAACAGGCGGAAGAAGCTCTCCAGTACCGCCTGTTCATGGAAGAACTGGTGGCTAATATCTCTACGGACTTCCTGAAAGTAGGGGCAAATGGGCGTTCGTCCCTACTCGAAGAAATGGATGATCAGTTTAACCGGGCATTGCAAGAAATCGGTACTTTTGCGGAGGTTGACCGGAGTTATATTTTTGTGTTTGATGGCAATCAGGTCAACAATACCCATGAGTGGTGTCGCCCGGGTATTGCTCCCCAAATCCACAATTACCAAAATATTATTCTGGAGGAGTCTCAGCCTTGGTTTGCGGCTAAAATCAGCCGCTTTGAGGTGATTCACATTCCCCTGGTTGCCCAGTTGCCCCCGGAAGCGACTCTGGAAAGGGAGTTGTTTCAGTCTCAAGATATCTTATCCCTGCTGGCGGTGCCGATGGTTTATGCTGGGCAGTTGGTGGGATTTCTCGGTTTCGATGCGGTGCGATCGGCTCGCAACTGGACAGAAGCCGATATCAAGCTGCTCGGTTTGGTGGCAGAAATCTTTGTTAACGCTTTGCAACGCTGTCTCGCTCAGCAGGAAATCGCCCAACGGGCAAAAGAGCTGGAACGCTCCAATGCGGAGCTGGAAAATTTTGCTTATATCGCCTCTCACGACTTGCAAGAGCCTCTACGCACGATTACCAATTTCGCCCAGTTGCTTTTCTTGCGCTACCAGGGGAAGCTCGATGGCAAAGCGGACCGATATATTAGTTTTATCGTCCAGGGATGCAGTCGGATGCAGCAACTGATTGAAGATTTGCTTGACTATTCCCGGGTGGACTTGGGGGGCCGCAAGTTTACCCCCACTGACTGCGATCGGGTCTTGGATCGGGCTTTAGCTAATCTTAATGCGCTCCTCGCCACCACCGGCGGCGTGGTGAACCGCTCCGAACTTCCTGTGGTGATTGGGGATGAGCCGCAATTGGTGGATCTGTTTCAGAATTTAATTGCCAATGCTCTGAAGTTCCACGGTTCACAGCCGCCGCAAGTAGAGATTTTGGCCGAGAAAAGGGATGGTGAGTGGCGGTTTGGGGTGCGCGATCGGGGTATTGGCATTGAACCGAGGTTCTTCGATCGCATTTTCGTCATTTTCCAGCGTCTCCACGCCCCAGATGATTATTCCGGAACTGGTATCGGCTTGGCTATCTGTAAAAAAATCGTGGAACGCCACGGCGGGCGCATTTGGGTGGAGTCCTCTCTGGGTAATGGGTCCGTTTTTTACTTTACCATTCCCTCTCACCCCTAA
- a CDS encoding diflavin flavoprotein, translating into MVATPEIVTPRLTVATAEIAPDTKTIRSLDWDRSRFDIEFGLQNGTTYNSFVIEGEKTALVDTSHAKFRSLYLETLRNTIDIAKIDYLIISHTEPDHSGLVGDILDMVPEVTVVASKVALQFLEGFLHRPFNRLQVKSGDTLDLGNGHVIEFVSAPNLHWPDTILSYDRLTQTLFTCDVFGMHYCSDSTYDENLSAIEADYHFYYECLMAPNARSVLSALKRMETLGDITTIATGHGPLLRYHVEELTGRYEKWSQAQAKAETAVAVFYFSDYGYSDRLSQAIALGITKTGVAVEMMDLKSADIHEVRALAGTAAGIVIVAPPISGLGAEAAETAVSTILATVGDKQVVGLCESGGGNDLSVYPLQVKLTELGLKQGFPAILIKETPNEATYKLCEESGTDMGQLLGLKKAIKQMKSLDSDLDKALGRISGGLYIITAKKGEVASAMLASWVAQASFEPLGLTIAVAKDRAIEALMQVGDKFVLNVLAEDNYQALMKHFLKRFPPGADRFAGIKTQTASNGSPILAESVAYLECEVVTRMELTDHHVVYASVNNGRVSDPDARPAIHHRKVGNHY; encoded by the coding sequence ATGGTAGCGACGCCAGAAATCGTCACACCTCGATTAACGGTGGCAACGGCTGAGATTGCGCCGGATACGAAGACCATTCGCTCCCTGGACTGGGATCGCAGTCGGTTTGATATCGAATTTGGCCTGCAAAACGGCACCACCTACAATTCGTTTGTGATTGAGGGGGAAAAAACCGCCCTGGTGGATACCTCTCATGCCAAATTTCGCTCGTTATACCTGGAAACCCTGCGTAACACCATTGACATTGCGAAAATCGACTATCTGATTATCAGCCACACGGAGCCGGACCATAGCGGGTTAGTGGGGGATATTTTGGATATGGTGCCCGAGGTGACGGTAGTAGCCTCGAAAGTGGCGCTGCAATTTTTGGAAGGATTCCTGCACAGACCGTTTAACCGCTTACAGGTAAAATCGGGAGATACCCTGGATTTGGGTAATGGCCATGTGATTGAATTCGTTTCGGCTCCTAACCTGCATTGGCCGGACACGATTTTAAGCTACGATCGTCTTACCCAAACTCTGTTTACTTGCGATGTGTTCGGGATGCACTACTGCTCGGATAGCACCTATGACGAAAATTTGAGCGCGATCGAAGCTGACTATCACTTCTATTACGAGTGTCTGATGGCTCCTAACGCCCGCTCGGTCCTCAGCGCTCTGAAACGGATGGAAACTTTGGGAGATATCACCACGATCGCCACCGGTCACGGACCGCTATTGCGCTACCACGTGGAAGAACTCACGGGACGCTATGAAAAATGGAGCCAAGCTCAAGCCAAGGCGGAAACTGCGGTGGCGGTGTTCTATTTCTCCGATTATGGCTATAGCGATCGTCTCTCCCAAGCCATTGCCCTCGGTATCACTAAAACCGGTGTGGCGGTAGAAATGATGGATTTAAAATCCGCTGACATCCACGAAGTCCGGGCCCTCGCCGGTACTGCGGCTGGTATTGTCATCGTCGCTCCTCCCATTTCTGGACTAGGTGCGGAAGCTGCCGAAACTGCCGTCAGCACTATCTTAGCAACGGTGGGCGATAAGCAAGTGGTGGGCTTATGTGAATCTGGCGGCGGTAATGACCTCTCGGTTTATCCTCTGCAAGTCAAATTAACAGAATTAGGTTTGAAACAAGGTTTCCCCGCAATTTTGATTAAAGAAACCCCCAACGAGGCTACTTATAAACTCTGTGAAGAATCTGGCACGGATATGGGGCAATTGCTTGGCCTGAAAAAAGCTATCAAGCAGATGAAATCCCTGGATAGCGACTTGGATAAAGCCCTCGGACGGATTAGTGGCGGTTTGTATATCATCACCGCGAAAAAAGGGGAAGTGGCTAGTGCGATGCTGGCTTCTTGGGTTGCCCAAGCCAGTTTCGAGCCTTTAGGTCTGACGATCGCGGTGGCAAAAGACCGGGCGATCGAAGCACTGATGCAGGTGGGAGATAAATTCGTCCTCAATGTTCTGGCTGAGGATAATTATCAGGCTCTGATGAAACACTTCCTCAAGCGCTTCCCCCCCGGTGCCGATCGCTTTGCTGGCATCAAAACCCAAACTGCCAGCAACGGTTCCCCCATTCTTGCCGAGTCCGTCGCCTATCTGGAGTGCGAAGTCGTCACCCGTATGGAATTGACCGACCACCACGTAGTTTATGCTAGCGTCAACAACGGTCGTGTCAGTGACCCCGACGCTCGCCCCGCCATCCACCACCGCAAAGTCGGTAACCACTATTAA
- a CDS encoding diflavin flavoprotein: protein MTENIKPRDVQILQIGPDTKVLRSRTWDRLKFEVEYSLQRGTTANSYLIEADKTAIIDPPGESFTQNYLQSLQERSDLNKLTYVILGHFNANRGATMKALLDLAPQITFVCSNPAALALRDYFPDRELNITVVRGEDTLDLGEGHQLVMTATPTPRWPDGMITYDTKTQILFTDKFFGAHVCGDQVFDEGWSIYREDRQFYYDSLHSAQAKQVLALLEKIADLPVSFYAPGHGPLARYGMREITAAYREWSEKQKSADVNVALIYASAYGNTATVAQAIAKGLTKSGVAVESINCEVAEPTEIQAAVEKCDGFIIGSPTLGGHAPTQIQTALGIILNTASKNKLAGVFGSYGWSGEAIDMLESKLKDAGYKFGFEPMRVKFTPTDAVIQECEEAAIDFAQTLKKAQKLRAAANPQGASASLGSDRTAQAMGRVVGSLCIVSARRGDIQSGMLASWVSQATFNPPGITVAVAKDRAMESLSYSGDKFVLNILAEGKQLRKHFMKRFAPGEDRFAGLATEESQNGCLILTDALAYLECVVQNRMDCGDHWVVYATVDNGKVLNPDGVTAVHYRKTGSFY, encoded by the coding sequence ATGACAGAAAATATTAAACCCCGCGACGTACAAATCCTCCAAATTGGCCCCGATACTAAGGTGCTACGATCGCGCACTTGGGATCGGTTGAAATTTGAGGTAGAGTATTCCCTGCAACGGGGTACTACAGCTAATTCATACTTGATTGAAGCGGACAAGACTGCCATCATCGACCCACCAGGAGAGTCTTTCACCCAAAATTACTTGCAATCTTTGCAGGAGCGCTCCGACTTAAATAAGCTCACTTATGTGATTTTAGGTCATTTTAATGCTAACCGAGGCGCCACAATGAAAGCGCTGCTGGATTTAGCACCTCAGATCACTTTTGTCTGCTCAAATCCGGCGGCTCTTGCCCTGCGGGATTACTTTCCCGATCGGGAATTAAACATCACTGTGGTGCGGGGGGAAGATACCCTGGACTTAGGTGAGGGACATCAGTTGGTGATGACTGCCACGCCAACGCCCCGATGGCCAGACGGGATGATTACATACGATACTAAAACGCAAATTCTGTTTACCGATAAGTTTTTTGGGGCTCACGTTTGCGGCGACCAGGTATTTGATGAAGGTTGGTCTATTTACAGGGAAGACCGACAATTTTATTATGATTCCTTGCATTCTGCCCAAGCAAAACAAGTGTTGGCACTTTTGGAGAAAATTGCCGATTTACCGGTGAGTTTTTATGCTCCGGGGCACGGACCGCTAGCGCGCTACGGAATGCGGGAAATTACGGCGGCTTATCGGGAGTGGAGCGAAAAGCAAAAATCTGCTGATGTGAATGTGGCCTTGATTTATGCGTCGGCTTATGGTAATACGGCCACGGTAGCCCAAGCAATTGCTAAAGGTTTGACCAAATCTGGGGTAGCGGTAGAATCGATTAACTGCGAAGTGGCGGAACCGACGGAAATTCAAGCGGCGGTGGAGAAATGCGATGGGTTTATTATTGGTTCTCCCACCCTGGGGGGTCACGCTCCGACTCAAATTCAAACGGCTTTAGGGATTATTTTAAACACCGCTTCTAAAAATAAACTGGCGGGGGTTTTTGGTTCCTACGGTTGGAGTGGGGAAGCGATCGATATGCTGGAAAGCAAGTTAAAAGATGCTGGTTATAAGTTTGGGTTTGAACCGATGCGGGTGAAGTTTACCCCCACGGATGCAGTAATTCAAGAGTGCGAAGAAGCGGCGATCGACTTTGCCCAAACTTTGAAAAAAGCCCAGAAACTGCGGGCTGCAGCCAACCCTCAAGGCGCAAGCGCCTCCTTGGGGAGCGATCGCACTGCCCAAGCAATGGGCCGGGTGGTTGGTTCCCTCTGCATCGTCTCTGCTCGTCGGGGAGACATTCAAAGTGGGATGCTCGCCAGTTGGGTATCTCAAGCCACCTTCAACCCCCCCGGTATCACCGTAGCCGTAGCCAAAGACCGAGCGATGGAATCCCTCAGTTACAGTGGTGATAAATTTGTCTTGAATATTTTGGCGGAAGGCAAACAACTGCGCAAGCACTTTATGAAGCGTTTTGCCCCCGGTGAAGACCGTTTCGCCGGTTTAGCCACGGAAGAATCCCAAAACGGTTGCCTCATCCTCACCGATGCTTTGGCTTATTTGGAATGTGTGGTGCAAAACCGGATGGACTGCGGCGACCACTGGGTGGTTTACGCCACCGTGGATAATGGTAAAGTCCTCAACCCCGATGGTGTGACTGCAGTTCATTACCGTAAAACTGGTAGTTTTTATTAA
- a CDS encoding S41 family peptidase, translating into MNQEQNHLPASGKKAQAQASRKATKLLPAIQKALFTAALASIGHVGFLLEAVNASSEPTVGSAAMLAPTLQDSPKAIVDEVWQIVNRDYVDGDFNKVDWQAVRVDLLSRDYSGPAAAYAAVREALSKLDDPYTRFLDPDQYQALTSKTAGELSGVGIKLGVNENQRLVVVEPIANSPAAAAQLEAGDEIVAIDDRQTMGMKVEDASKLIRGPLGTTVKLRISRNGQGEFDVNLTRAKIEVAAVHYSLKEEGATKVGYIQLDEFSSHAPEQMLRAIGDLSAKGAQAFVLDLRGNPGGLLYASVEIAKMWLDGGTIVSTVDRKGDSIEFKAEHHLGVAGSPPAFKMPLAVLVDGNSASASEILAGALKDNSRATIIGTQTFGKALVQSVHGLSDGSGLAVTIAHYYTPNGTDISHKGITPDIAIRPNSALTPQTVATKDDPWYITAVNNLRAQITPNLRANTDN; encoded by the coding sequence ATGAATCAGGAACAAAACCACCTCCCCGCTTCCGGTAAAAAGGCCCAGGCTCAAGCCTCCCGCAAGGCCACAAAACTCCTCCCGGCCATCCAAAAAGCCCTTTTCACCGCCGCCTTGGCTAGTATCGGACATGTTGGCTTCTTGCTCGAGGCGGTGAACGCATCCTCAGAGCCTACGGTAGGTTCAGCAGCAATGCTCGCCCCCACCCTGCAAGACAGCCCGAAAGCGATCGTCGATGAAGTCTGGCAAATCGTCAACCGGGATTATGTGGATGGCGATTTTAATAAAGTCGATTGGCAAGCAGTTAGAGTTGACCTTCTCAGTAGGGATTACAGTGGGCCCGCCGCTGCTTACGCTGCAGTCCGGGAAGCTCTGTCTAAGTTAGATGACCCCTACACGCGATTCCTAGACCCGGACCAATACCAGGCTCTGACGAGCAAAACTGCTGGGGAATTATCTGGGGTGGGGATTAAGCTGGGAGTGAATGAAAACCAGCGCCTGGTGGTGGTAGAACCAATTGCCAATTCTCCAGCGGCGGCGGCGCAACTGGAGGCGGGAGATGAGATTGTGGCGATTGACGATCGCCAGACGATGGGAATGAAGGTGGAAGACGCATCAAAATTAATTCGCGGTCCCTTGGGTACGACCGTGAAACTGCGCATCTCCCGCAATGGTCAAGGGGAATTTGATGTGAACCTGACCCGGGCAAAGATAGAAGTAGCAGCAGTTCACTATAGCCTGAAAGAAGAAGGCGCCACTAAAGTCGGCTATATCCAGTTAGATGAATTCAGCTCCCACGCTCCCGAGCAGATGCTGCGTGCGATCGGCGACCTCAGCGCCAAAGGTGCCCAAGCATTTGTCCTCGACTTGCGGGGTAATCCCGGCGGCTTGCTCTACGCTAGCGTGGAAATCGCCAAAATGTGGCTCGATGGCGGCACGATCGTCAGCACTGTGGACCGAAAAGGAGACAGTATCGAGTTTAAAGCCGAACATCACCTCGGCGTTGCTGGCAGCCCCCCAGCATTCAAAATGCCCTTAGCCGTCCTCGTCGATGGCAACTCCGCCAGTGCCAGCGAAATTCTCGCCGGAGCCCTCAAAGACAACTCCCGCGCCACCATTATCGGCACCCAAACCTTTGGTAAAGCTCTGGTGCAGTCAGTTCACGGTCTCTCCGACGGTTCCGGTTTAGCCGTGACGATCGCCCACTACTACACCCCCAATGGCACCGATATCAGCCATAAAGGCATCACTCCCGATATCGCCATTCGCCCCAATTCCGCCCTCACCCCCCAGACAGTGGCCACCAAAGACGACCCCTGGTATATCACCGCTGTCAACAACCTGCGGGCGCAAATTACCCCCAACTTGCGGGCAAACACAGATAATTGA
- a CDS encoding YdcF family protein, giving the protein MAKFNQKKRRRLSKWQRLTLSGTIGLVMFFLLFGWLFLVDLEEIQSYANRPVDAILVLGGSIRREIYVAQLAKQSPEIPIIISGGSPDPCIFLIFQREGTPMEQVWLEKCAKSTVENFYFSLPILQKSGVKKLKVITSPTHLPRAQWIGQILAASHQIWMDVETVPEQGIPGNREFWLKTASGITHSLILGAIGQFYSPPPCTNLIKLADVNIPDWRQRGFKCERQGNIN; this is encoded by the coding sequence GTGGCCAAATTCAACCAAAAAAAGAGAAGGCGTTTATCCAAATGGCAACGGTTGACTTTAAGTGGCACGATTGGTCTGGTTATGTTCTTCCTTCTCTTTGGTTGGTTATTCTTGGTTGATTTGGAGGAAATACAGAGTTATGCCAATAGACCGGTAGATGCTATTTTAGTATTAGGAGGCAGTATTCGCCGGGAAATTTACGTGGCGCAACTCGCCAAACAATCTCCCGAAATTCCGATTATCATTTCTGGCGGGTCCCCAGACCCATGTATTTTCCTAATTTTTCAGCGGGAAGGAACGCCAATGGAGCAAGTTTGGCTGGAAAAATGTGCTAAATCTACAGTAGAAAATTTTTATTTTTCTCTGCCTATTCTCCAGAAATCGGGAGTGAAAAAGCTCAAGGTAATTACCTCTCCCACGCATCTGCCTAGAGCCCAATGGATTGGGCAAATTCTGGCAGCATCTCATCAGATTTGGATGGATGTGGAAACGGTGCCAGAGCAGGGAATTCCCGGAAATAGAGAATTTTGGCTGAAAACGGCATCTGGTATCACTCACTCTTTGATTTTAGGGGCGATCGGGCAATTTTACTCCCCCCCTCCCTGCACCAACTTGATAAAACTCGCGGATGTGAATATCCCAGATTGGCGCCAGCGCGGTTTTAAGTGCGAACGTCAAGGTAATATTAATTAA
- a CDS encoding YgcG family protein: MSMLSIKRLWAAWVLFCCLMLWAPTASAMRVQNIPNPLHQSVKVTDGAQMLLTKTETELNRMISQLERKTGEKMAVVTIPTATPTTPRQLAVELFHYWGMGDNDILLLIAAQERRLEVETGAKLRQRLPEESLGEMLALVTPKLARGDNDGGVLTATAVVIDSLGADVPWFESEEALSFSHQRAPLAKNFPQLLMCLGLVAGLVAVFWRFAAKKSRLIRG, translated from the coding sequence ATGAGTATGTTATCAATCAAGCGCCTATGGGCAGCCTGGGTTTTGTTTTGCTGCCTGATGCTGTGGGCGCCTACTGCATCAGCAATGCGGGTGCAAAATATCCCCAACCCTCTACACCAAAGTGTGAAAGTGACAGATGGGGCGCAAATGCTGTTGACTAAAACCGAAACGGAGTTAAACCGAATGATTTCCCAGCTAGAGAGGAAAACTGGGGAAAAAATGGCGGTGGTGACAATACCGACGGCGACGCCAACAACGCCAAGACAGTTGGCGGTGGAATTGTTCCACTACTGGGGAATGGGAGATAATGACATTCTGCTGCTAATTGCGGCACAAGAGCGCCGCCTGGAGGTGGAAACTGGGGCGAAATTGCGGCAGCGTTTGCCAGAGGAGAGTTTGGGGGAGATGCTGGCGTTGGTAACTCCAAAGTTGGCGAGGGGGGATAATGATGGCGGGGTGCTGACAGCAACGGCGGTGGTGATAGATAGTTTGGGGGCGGATGTGCCTTGGTTCGAGTCGGAGGAAGCGTTAAGTTTCAGTCACCAAAGGGCACCGCTGGCGAAAAATTTCCCCCAACTGCTGATGTGTCTGGGGTTAGTGGCAGGGTTGGTGGCGGTGTTCTGGCGCTTTGCTGCCAAAAAATCGCGATTAATTCGCGGTTAA